A region from the Desulfomonilaceae bacterium genome encodes:
- a CDS encoding type II toxin-antitoxin system HigB family toxin yields MKKLREFWQHGHAEAEKPLRSWYEETKKAVWQGPADIKARYQHASLLAKNRVVFNISGNNYRLVVWIRYDKQIVFIRFVGTHAEYDRIDAQEI; encoded by the coding sequence ATGAAAAAGCTGAGGGAATTTTGGCAGCATGGCCACGCAGAGGCTGAAAAGCCGTTGCGGTCCTGGTATGAAGAAACTAAGAAGGCTGTCTGGCAAGGCCCTGCAGATATAAAGGCCCGATATCAACACGCGAGTTTGCTTGCTAAAAACAGAGTTGTCTTTAATATTAGCGGCAATAATTACCGTCTTGTCGTCTGGATTAGATACGACAAGCAAATTGTCTTCATTCGATTCGTGGGTACTCACGCTGAATATGACCGGATTGACGCCCAGGAGATCTAG
- a CDS encoding helix-turn-helix domain-containing protein — MEIKPIKTEADYEATLSEIEKLWDSGPDTPESDRLDILVTLVEAYETKHYPIDPPDPVDAIKFRMEQMGLTDKDLGKYMGGRGRVTKILNRQLPLSLDMIRKLHKNLGIPAEVLISEPSISEGTITPRV, encoded by the coding sequence ATGGAAATTAAACCAATCAAGACTGAAGCTGATTATGAGGCAACACTCAGTGAAATAGAAAAACTCTGGGACTCAGGACCGGACACTCCCGAATCCGACAGGCTCGACATACTCGTTACTCTGGTTGAAGCTTATGAAACCAAGCACTATCCGATCGATCCGCCTGATCCGGTAGACGCTATTAAATTCCGCATGGAACAGATGGGTTTAACTGACAAAGACTTAGGTAAATATATGGGCGGTCGCGGCAGAGTTACCAAAATACTTAACCGTCAACTCCCCTTGAGCCTGGATATGATCAGGAAACTGCACAAAAATCTTGGCATACCGGCCGAAGTTCTTATATCTGAACCGTCTATTTCCGAAGGAACAATCACGCCCAGGGTATAG
- a CDS encoding type II toxin-antitoxin system death-on-curing family toxin has translation MEETSQVIKYLEFSDLIEIHRRHLSSEGIETSFAGVLHNPNSLGYLLDVVTIGQSQSDPYPTLAEKAAVYAFNIITRHVFVDGNKRTGMTAMFWFLNLNGADLRDITSKEIVNVALSIAENKMAFDELIQWIDQRIIFTDKFK, from the coding sequence GTGGAAGAAACTAGCCAAGTTATAAAGTATCTGGAGTTCTCCGACCTCATAGAGATTCATCGTCGACATTTAAGTTCAGAGGGGATAGAGACCAGTTTTGCAGGGGTTTTACATAACCCCAACAGCTTGGGATATCTTCTCGATGTGGTCACGATTGGACAAAGTCAAAGCGATCCTTATCCAACACTGGCGGAAAAAGCGGCGGTATACGCATTCAACATAATTACCAGACACGTATTCGTGGATGGAAACAAACGAACTGGAATGACGGCAATGTTTTGGTTTTTGAACCTGAACGGAGCAGATCTGAGAGATATTACCAGCAAGGAAATTGTGAATGTGGCTCTTTCCATAGCCGAGAACAAAATGGCTTTTGATGAATTAATTCAGTGGATAGACCAGAGGATTATTTTTACAGATAAGTTTAAGTGA
- a CDS encoding type IV toxin-antitoxin system AbiEi family antitoxin domain-containing protein, producing MIDYGNTKGLNLLQVLADQGLFIFTVGEAKTAAAKIGISDNYLSQVLSHLSQAGWIIRLRRGLYAGTGSLPGGVQVHPFAVATRMVEPSAISHWSAMSHHGFTDQIPHIVTAFTPQKVVTPTMRESKVKKAGKHAWDIWGAKYEYVTVIPDHFFGIEDVWVDERFRIPITDKERTILETFVSPRLFGGIGEALATLEGHIHELDLEKLVGYAVRYGKASAIKRLGWALERLGAPSEFVDPLEKIPIKGFRLLDPTRPRRGPYDKRWMIQNNFLGEKRVK from the coding sequence ATGATAGATTACGGTAACACAAAAGGATTGAACCTTCTCCAGGTATTAGCCGACCAGGGTCTGTTCATATTCACTGTCGGGGAGGCTAAAACCGCTGCTGCGAAGATCGGAATTTCCGACAATTACTTGTCGCAAGTTCTCTCACATCTTTCACAGGCCGGGTGGATTATCAGACTGAGGCGCGGCCTTTACGCCGGGACCGGCTCCTTGCCAGGTGGTGTCCAAGTACACCCATTCGCCGTCGCCACTAGAATGGTGGAGCCTTCAGCGATAAGCCACTGGTCCGCAATGAGCCATCATGGTTTTACCGATCAGATACCCCATATCGTGACAGCATTCACTCCCCAAAAGGTAGTCACCCCGACCATGAGAGAATCTAAGGTGAAAAAAGCCGGGAAGCACGCGTGGGATATCTGGGGCGCAAAATATGAGTATGTAACCGTGATACCGGACCATTTTTTTGGAATAGAAGACGTATGGGTTGATGAGCGTTTCCGGATTCCAATTACAGATAAGGAGCGTACTATTCTTGAGACTTTTGTTTCGCCAAGGCTATTTGGAGGAATCGGAGAGGCGTTGGCAACTCTCGAAGGACACATCCATGAATTGGACCTGGAAAAACTGGTCGGGTATGCCGTGCGATATGGTAAAGCCTCCGCTATCAAGCGGCTAGGATGGGCCTTGGAACGATTAGGCGCTCCATCTGAGTTTGTCGATCCTCTTGAAAAAATACCGATAAAGGGATTCAGGTTACTGGATCCAACACGGCCCCGGCGAGGGCCCTATGACAAGAGATGGATGATTCAGAATAACTTCTTGGGGGAAAAGAGAGTTAAATGA
- the nadS gene encoding NadS family protein, producing the protein MKEEMFQELLESIHQAGSIIRGAMEPSRVFKVEGPDVRSIRTKLGATQSDFATMLGISVRTLENWEQKRRTPRGPAKVLLQIAEVHPEIVWDVVKQRREIRKGC; encoded by the coding sequence ATGAAAGAAGAGATGTTCCAGGAACTGCTTGAAAGTATACATCAAGCCGGATCAATAATTCGGGGAGCGATGGAGCCATCGCGAGTGTTCAAGGTAGAAGGGCCGGATGTTAGATCCATAAGGACCAAACTTGGGGCCACCCAATCCGACTTTGCAACTATGCTTGGGATCAGTGTCCGTACGTTGGAAAACTGGGAACAAAAGCGTCGAACGCCCCGGGGCCCAGCCAAAGTATTACTTCAAATAGCTGAAGTTCACCCTGAAATTGTTTGGGACGTGGTCAAACAGAGACGAGAAATCCGAAAAGGGTGTTAG
- a CDS encoding restriction endonuclease, producing the protein MAIPDFQTIMLPQLKLLGDGKEHLVRELTQKLAEEFDLSSEELSELQPSGQGVFYNRAGWARTYLSIAGLIKLSRRGCYRITNLGKDVLGKKPKAINKKYLEQFPAYLKHQEEKKTKVQDSEDLTPEKTGLTPDEIIIKAHREISDALAQQLLTNIKGCSPAFFEKLVIELLVRMGYGGSRDDAARAVGKSGDGGIDGIIDEDRLGLDSIYIQAKRWDDVVVGRPEIQKFVGALVGRQANKGIFITTSTFSETAKKFVNGIEKKVVLIDGGKLAEYMIKYDVGVSLTTSYQIKKIDSDYFTDE; encoded by the coding sequence GTGGCAATTCCAGATTTTCAAACCATAATGTTACCACAATTAAAATTGTTGGGTGATGGTAAAGAGCATTTAGTTCGTGAGCTTACACAAAAATTAGCTGAGGAGTTCGACTTATCCTCCGAAGAACTCAGTGAGTTACAGCCGAGTGGTCAGGGAGTTTTTTATAATCGAGCAGGTTGGGCTCGGACTTATTTATCCATTGCCGGTCTTATAAAACTCTCACGTCGCGGGTGTTATCGAATAACGAATCTGGGCAAAGATGTGTTAGGAAAAAAGCCCAAAGCAATAAACAAGAAATATTTAGAACAATTTCCCGCATATTTGAAACATCAAGAGGAAAAGAAAACTAAGGTCCAAGATTCAGAAGACTTGACTCCTGAAAAAACTGGACTTACGCCTGATGAGATTATTATTAAGGCCCATAGGGAAATCAGTGACGCCCTCGCCCAACAGCTTCTGACTAATATCAAAGGATGTTCTCCAGCTTTTTTTGAAAAGCTAGTGATCGAGTTACTTGTTAGGATGGGTTACGGCGGCTCCAGAGATGACGCAGCTCGGGCAGTAGGCAAATCTGGGGATGGCGGAATTGACGGAATTATTGATGAAGACAGACTCGGGCTGGATTCGATTTACATCCAGGCTAAACGCTGGGACGATGTTGTTGTCGGCAGACCTGAAATTCAGAAATTCGTGGGGGCTCTAGTTGGGAGACAGGCGAATAAAGGAATATTCATTACAACTTCGACGTTTTCAGAGACAGCAAAGAAGTTCGTCAACGGTATAGAAAAGAAAGTCGTCTTAATAGATGGTGGAAAACTTGCTGAGTATATGATTAAGTATGACGTGGGAGTTTCGCTAACCACGTCTTACCAGATAAAAAAAATCGATTCCGATTACTTCACTGATGAATAG
- a CDS encoding DEAD/DEAH box helicase family protein: MSLNKPDRLIVNSPYKEPKHYWKYDRESRTFDKVDGRRPAGYLIASTDSKAFDDPGRFVEIPLVNKIRPRIAEWRQAGYPGTTSVTKRLLEHWNNPEERDYRRFFFCQLEAIETLIWLAEAPAADRVGIHIVSDGGSFQRLCSKLATGTGKTVVMAMLIAWQVINKATFPQDTRYSKNVFIVAPNLTVRNRLQVLTPGSLGNYYEAFNIVPAGMVEKLRLGKVLIRNWHILQWETEEKLSKKKSVDKRGPKSDEAYVREILQDMSTARNILVINDEAHHAWRIAPGVQVKGLLKEDIEEATKWIGGLDRIQNARGILKCYDFSATPFVPSGKKASEEALFDWIVSDFGLNDAIESGLVKTPRVVIRDDTVPDTESYKSRLYHIYNDEEVKDDLNRKATPESPLPSLVVNAYHLLGADWLETFKAWAEAGHKVPPVMISVANRTETAARIKYSFDHHNVPIDDLCDPGATLHIDSKVLAMAESEDLGELGYEVDQEEDNGEETKKLTKKQQAELLRQQVDTVGQPGQPGGKIRNVISVGMLSEGWDAKTVTHIMGLRAFSSQLLCEQVVGRGLRRTAYEVNSEGLFDPEHVNIFGVPFTFLPHEDTGDTLPPPPPPKTRIEPVKDKQEFEITFPNVIRIEHVFRPQLSLDMGAIDVLELDAANTIKLADLAPVVEGKPDIKTITSIDLAKLAEEYRLQKVMFEVTKRVYEQMNPTWKGSKENLLGQLFKLVDDFLKSDKIVILPPSYQSDSLRRRLVLALNMATVVNHIWGSIQDSNTTVLTPVFDQEHPIKSTGDMNPWYTGKPNEYTVKSHINYCVFDSAWESCEAFHLDNNNGVTAWVKNDHLGFEIYYFWQGVVRKYRPDFIVKLVNDLNLVLEVKGQETEQDKTKRRFMEEWVEAVNNHGGFGEWAFAVSRDPGDVEGIIGKYC, translated from the coding sequence ATGAGTCTCAACAAGCCTGATCGCCTCATAGTCAATTCCCCGTATAAAGAGCCCAAACATTACTGGAAATACGACAGGGAGAGCCGGACATTTGATAAGGTTGATGGACGTAGACCGGCCGGTTATTTGATTGCGTCGACCGATTCCAAGGCCTTCGATGATCCTGGGCGATTTGTTGAGATACCGTTGGTTAACAAGATCAGGCCACGTATTGCTGAGTGGCGGCAAGCCGGTTATCCGGGAACCACGTCTGTCACAAAGCGATTGCTGGAACACTGGAATAATCCTGAAGAGAGAGATTACAGGCGGTTTTTCTTCTGTCAGCTTGAGGCTATAGAGACGCTGATATGGCTTGCTGAAGCTCCTGCCGCTGACAGAGTCGGGATACACATAGTTTCAGATGGTGGCTCATTCCAGAGATTGTGTTCGAAACTGGCTACAGGAACAGGGAAAACAGTCGTCATGGCGATGCTTATCGCGTGGCAGGTCATAAACAAGGCGACTTTTCCTCAGGATACCCGGTATTCAAAAAATGTTTTCATAGTTGCTCCAAATTTAACCGTTAGAAACCGCTTGCAAGTCCTAACCCCCGGCTCCTTGGGCAATTATTATGAGGCTTTTAATATTGTCCCTGCCGGTATGGTCGAAAAATTGCGTCTTGGCAAGGTGTTGATCCGAAACTGGCACATACTGCAATGGGAAACAGAAGAAAAACTCAGCAAGAAGAAATCAGTCGATAAACGGGGCCCCAAGAGCGACGAGGCTTACGTCAGGGAAATATTGCAAGACATGTCCACCGCCCGGAATATTCTTGTGATTAATGATGAAGCCCATCACGCCTGGCGGATCGCCCCGGGAGTACAAGTAAAAGGCCTATTAAAAGAGGACATTGAGGAAGCTACCAAATGGATTGGCGGACTTGATAGGATCCAGAACGCCAGAGGGATCCTGAAATGTTACGATTTTAGCGCCACACCTTTTGTTCCGTCCGGTAAGAAAGCGAGCGAGGAAGCCCTATTTGACTGGATAGTAAGTGATTTCGGACTTAATGACGCAATTGAATCGGGCCTCGTAAAAACCCCCCGTGTTGTTATTCGCGATGATACAGTCCCTGACACCGAGTCATACAAATCGAGACTCTACCATATCTACAATGACGAAGAGGTCAAAGACGATCTTAACAGGAAGGCCACACCTGAATCGCCATTGCCGTCGCTTGTTGTAAACGCCTATCATTTGCTTGGAGCCGACTGGCTTGAAACTTTCAAGGCGTGGGCGGAGGCCGGCCATAAAGTCCCTCCTGTAATGATTAGCGTGGCCAACAGGACTGAAACGGCCGCCAGAATCAAATACTCCTTTGATCATCACAATGTCCCAATTGACGACTTATGTGACCCTGGGGCCACATTACATATTGATTCCAAAGTATTGGCCATGGCTGAATCAGAGGATTTAGGCGAATTAGGATACGAGGTGGACCAGGAAGAGGACAATGGAGAAGAGACCAAAAAATTAACGAAGAAGCAACAGGCCGAGCTTCTGCGGCAGCAGGTTGACACAGTCGGACAGCCAGGACAGCCGGGTGGCAAGATCCGGAATGTCATATCAGTCGGGATGTTATCCGAGGGATGGGACGCGAAAACAGTCACTCATATAATGGGCCTGAGAGCCTTTTCCAGCCAACTTTTGTGTGAACAGGTGGTTGGACGTGGTTTGAGAAGAACCGCTTATGAGGTTAATTCAGAGGGATTATTCGATCCTGAACACGTGAACATTTTCGGTGTCCCTTTTACGTTTTTGCCTCATGAAGATACCGGCGACACTTTGCCACCGCCGCCGCCACCGAAAACCCGAATTGAGCCTGTGAAAGATAAACAGGAATTCGAGATCACGTTTCCTAATGTGATCCGAATCGAACACGTCTTTCGGCCACAACTGTCACTGGATATGGGAGCAATAGACGTTCTGGAGCTGGACGCGGCAAATACGATAAAGCTTGCTGATCTTGCCCCGGTCGTAGAAGGAAAGCCGGATATTAAAACCATTACGAGTATAGATCTCGCAAAGCTGGCTGAGGAATATCGACTGCAAAAGGTCATGTTTGAAGTGACCAAACGTGTCTATGAGCAGATGAATCCTACATGGAAAGGCTCTAAAGAAAACCTCCTGGGGCAGTTATTCAAACTTGTTGATGATTTTCTAAAGTCAGACAAGATCGTAATTCTACCCCCAAGCTATCAGAGCGATTCTTTGAGACGTAGACTTGTTTTGGCCTTGAACATGGCTACGGTCGTTAACCATATTTGGGGTTCGATTCAAGATAGCAACACAACGGTCTTGACCCCCGTGTTCGATCAGGAGCATCCGATCAAATCCACCGGCGACATGAATCCCTGGTATACTGGTAAACCCAATGAATACACAGTCAAATCTCACATTAATTACTGTGTTTTCGATAGCGCCTGGGAATCTTGCGAAGCCTTTCACCTTGATAACAATAACGGCGTGACGGCCTGGGTCAAAAATGATCACTTGGGTTTTGAAATTTACTATTTCTGGCAAGGCGTTGTTAGAAAGTACCGACCCGATTTTATAGTAAAATTGGTCAATGACCTTAACCTTGTGTTGGAAGTAAAGGGCCAGGAAACCGAACAGGACAAAACCAAGAGACGGTTTATGGAAGAATGGGTTGAGGCCGTTAATAACCACGGCGGTTTTGGTGAATGGGCCTTTGCTGTGTCGAGGGATCCGGGCGATGTGGAAGGGATAATTGGTAAGTATTGTTAG
- a CDS encoding site-specific DNA-methyltransferase: MPRKPGKSKEAYNNGRPIEDYEHKDKTRLNNPPVGLAKKEEVQGPPKKKYEYDPHLDPQLVWSGKAEHTSFEVPTVSLHVHERIEPRTIIEAVRKQSEQGPAQSSLFSSPEENPPLRNAIEFYKHSHHWTNRLIAGDSLLVMNSLLEKEGMAGKVQMIYIDPPYGIKYGSNFQPFINKRDVKDGADDDLTQEPEQIRAFRDTWELGIHSYLSYLRDRLLLARELLSDSGSVFVQISDDNWHRVKSLMDEVFGAAQAIVTIVLKKKGATTPTDPVNDFILWYGKDRDRVTNRVKRLYQERSDPEDDPKFNTLISPMDQMVRIKQIPKVEMKARIEAGWRWARVNYPIVSQHFHQLRSQPYVFCGKTKQCGSNGQWRFDVPAGLDRLKKANRLFDAGGQSLAGIAFWHDWPYIALSNVWNDLKGEENPDYVVQTAWRALERCLLMTTDPGDLVFDPTCGSGTTAYVAEQWGRRWITCDTSRVAIALAKQRLMTATYDYYELAKPSEGVGSGFTYETVPHITLKSIAHNEQIDTIHEKWQPKLDEIRSKLNEALKQKWEEWEIRFDADLDWPEATKQLHKDWIETRKERQKQIDESIQKIAPTEILYDKPITDAKKARVTGPFTVEAVPAATVKAVEDLNTDQIPEANASIARTGESLRQAEWRDELFKTGVRGKGGQMIQFSRVETLPGTRWLHAEAETKEDQPQKVVVSFGPEHAPLGSNQVSLALEEAESLRPAPKIILFASFQFDPEAAKNIEETKWPGVTLLKAQMNTDLLTEDLKKKRASNQSFWLVGSPDITLTRIDDEKWQVEVLGFDYYNTKAGEIESGGANKIAMWMLDTDYDGRSVFPRQVFFPMADEKSGWSKLTRNLKAEIDADLIENYRGTVSLPFKGGEFNRVAVKVIDDRGIESVKIVGLDK, encoded by the coding sequence GTGCCCAGGAAACCCGGAAAAAGCAAAGAAGCTTATAACAACGGCCGTCCAATTGAGGACTACGAACATAAGGACAAGACGCGGCTCAACAATCCGCCTGTAGGTCTGGCCAAGAAGGAAGAGGTCCAGGGCCCTCCAAAGAAAAAATACGAATACGATCCACATCTTGACCCGCAGCTTGTATGGAGCGGAAAAGCCGAACATACTTCCTTCGAAGTTCCCACAGTATCCTTGCACGTTCATGAAAGAATAGAACCAAGGACTATTATAGAGGCGGTTAGGAAACAGTCTGAACAAGGACCAGCCCAATCATCGCTGTTCTCGTCGCCGGAAGAAAATCCGCCGCTCCGAAACGCAATAGAGTTTTACAAACACTCCCATCATTGGACCAATCGCCTGATTGCCGGTGACAGCCTTCTGGTCATGAACTCCCTTTTGGAAAAGGAAGGTATGGCCGGAAAAGTCCAGATGATCTATATCGATCCGCCTTACGGGATCAAATATGGTTCCAATTTCCAACCATTCATAAACAAACGGGATGTCAAAGACGGTGCAGATGATGACTTAACACAAGAACCGGAACAGATCAGGGCTTTTAGGGACACGTGGGAATTGGGTATCCACTCATATTTATCGTACCTGAGAGACAGGCTCCTCTTGGCGAGAGAATTGTTAAGTGACAGTGGTAGCGTCTTTGTTCAAATCAGCGATGACAATTGGCATAGGGTAAAGAGTCTCATGGATGAGGTGTTTGGAGCGGCGCAGGCCATAGTCACGATTGTCCTGAAGAAAAAAGGCGCAACAACACCCACTGATCCGGTTAATGACTTCATTTTGTGGTACGGTAAAGATAGAGATCGCGTAACAAATCGTGTGAAAAGACTTTACCAAGAGCGAAGCGATCCGGAAGATGACCCAAAATTTAACACGCTCATATCACCAATGGATCAGATGGTCCGGATCAAACAGATTCCTAAAGTCGAGATGAAGGCACGGATTGAAGCAGGTTGGCGATGGGCACGGGTGAATTACCCCATTGTTAGTCAACATTTTCATCAATTGCGTAGTCAGCCCTATGTATTTTGTGGGAAGACAAAGCAATGCGGTTCAAATGGCCAGTGGCGTTTTGATGTTCCAGCGGGTTTGGATCGTTTGAAAAAAGCTAACAGGCTTTTTGATGCCGGGGGGCAATCTCTTGCAGGAATCGCATTTTGGCATGACTGGCCTTACATAGCTCTATCCAATGTTTGGAATGATCTCAAAGGCGAGGAGAATCCAGATTATGTTGTCCAAACGGCATGGCGGGCTTTAGAGCGTTGTCTTTTAATGACTACAGATCCGGGCGACCTTGTCTTTGACCCAACTTGTGGCTCGGGGACGACCGCTTACGTCGCTGAACAATGGGGTCGCCGTTGGATTACCTGCGACACGTCCAGGGTGGCAATAGCCTTGGCCAAGCAAAGGTTGATGACGGCGACCTATGACTATTATGAATTGGCCAAACCATCGGAGGGTGTTGGAAGCGGTTTCACTTACGAAACAGTTCCTCACATCACTTTGAAATCCATAGCCCACAATGAGCAAATCGATACAATCCATGAAAAATGGCAGCCCAAACTGGATGAAATCAGAAGTAAACTGAACGAAGCGCTGAAGCAAAAATGGGAAGAATGGGAAATTCGATTTGACGCCGACCTAGACTGGCCGGAAGCTACAAAGCAATTACATAAAGACTGGATCGAAACCCGTAAAGAGCGTCAGAAACAAATAGACGAAAGTATCCAGAAGATCGCCCCCACTGAAATTCTATATGATAAACCAATTACGGACGCAAAGAAGGCACGTGTCACAGGCCCGTTCACAGTTGAAGCCGTACCGGCGGCAACAGTTAAGGCCGTAGAAGACCTCAACACTGATCAAATCCCAGAAGCGAACGCATCCATAGCCAGGACCGGAGAAAGTTTACGACAGGCTGAATGGCGAGATGAGCTTTTCAAGACAGGCGTAAGAGGTAAAGGTGGACAGATGATCCAGTTTTCTCGCGTGGAAACCTTGCCAGGGACACGATGGCTTCACGCGGAAGCTGAAACAAAGGAAGATCAGCCTCAAAAGGTTGTTGTCTCTTTCGGGCCAGAACACGCCCCGTTGGGCTCAAACCAGGTGAGCCTAGCTCTCGAAGAAGCGGAATCCCTCCGACCAGCGCCAAAAATTATTTTGTTCGCGTCTTTCCAATTTGATCCCGAAGCGGCCAAAAATATCGAAGAAACGAAATGGCCGGGGGTTACTCTACTCAAGGCGCAAATGAATACGGACCTTCTGACTGAAGACCTCAAGAAGAAACGGGCCAGTAATCAGAGTTTCTGGCTTGTCGGTTCGCCTGATATCACGCTTACCAGGATTGATGATGAAAAATGGCAAGTCGAGGTTTTAGGATTCGATTATTACAACACAAAGGCCGGCGAAATTGAATCGGGCGGGGCAAACAAAATCGCGATGTGGATGCTCGACACGGATTACGACGGCCGAAGCGTTTTCCCGAGACAGGTATTTTTCCCTATGGCTGACGAAAAATCCGGTTGGTCAAAGCTGACAAGAAATCTCAAGGCTGAAATTGACGCTGACCTGATCGAGAATTACCGGGGAACAGTATCATTGCCATTTAAGGGCGGGGAATTCAACCGGGTAGCGGTCAAGGTGATAGATGACAGGGGCATTGAAAGCGTTAAGATTGTGGGGCTGGACAAATGA